One window from the genome of Salvia splendens isolate huo1 chromosome 9, SspV2, whole genome shotgun sequence encodes:
- the LOC121748203 gene encoding protein GRAVITROPIC IN THE LIGHT 1-like: MLPDILRPFRNEKSRTKKTRCRRNEEEEREEEEEGQVYYVPFHRDRPPKHTSLRSHIYDRNHSRNDQNLKRTSSKVSNFSDLIQRVTASCLLHPLAGVSRAADLSAAGSDDDSYRNAAAEEEENYFEEEDDGDDLKLNSDWGGEKPPPARITEVEMLMRQVFDAVSVMKRAYVSLQEAHCPWDPDKMRIADVAVVAELRRVGLLRERFRRSVGGGGGRWEVGAAALREAVAPYEAAVEELKKEVKVRQAEIENLREKLKMATSVDRGKWKGKSKRRVSCTTQVGAAPAVELFESTMGLVKEASKAFTSLLLSLMRSAHWDIAAAVRSIEAASSTNATMNNPTITTTFTDSIAGASHAKYALESYVNRKIFQGFDHETFYMDGSLSSLLHPDQHRRDCFTQYRDMKAMDPVELLSILPACSFGNFCFKKYLSIVHPKMEESLFGDLEQRQQVLDGHHPRSQFYGEFLGLAKGVWLLHLLAFSLDPPPSHFEASRGAEFHSQYMESVVRVSGSNGGSKVGMAMAVGFPVSPGFKVGNGSIIKARVYLVPKI; this comes from the exons ATGCTCCCTGATATACTTCGACCATTTCGAAATGAAAAATCAAG GACAAAGAAAACAAGGTGCAGAAggaatgaagaagaagaaagggaggaggaagaagaagggcagGTTTATTATGTGCCATTCCACAGAGATCGACCCCCCAAACACACCTCTTTAAGATCCCACATTTATGACAG AAATCACTCAAGAAACGATCAAAACCTCAAGAGAACAAGCAGCAAGGTCTCCAATTTCTCCGATCTGATCCAGCGCGTCACCGCCTCCTGCCTCCTCCACCCCCTCGCCGGCGTCTCCCGCGCCGCCGACCTCTCCGCCGCCGGCAGCGACGACGACAGCTACCGAAacgcggcggcggaggaggaggagaattATTTCGAGGAGGAGGACGACGGCGACGACCTAAAACtgaactccgattggggcgggGAGAAGCCGCCGCCGGCGAGGATAACGGAGGTGGAAATGCTGATGCGGCAGGTGTTCGACGCGGTGTCGGTGATGAAGCGGGCGTACGTTAGCCTGCAGGAGGCGCACTGCCCCTGGGATCCGGATAAGATGCGCATCGCCGACGTGGCGGTGGTGGCGGAGCTGCGGAGGGTGGGTCTGCTGAGGGAGAGGTTCAGGAGGAGCGTGGGAGGCGGCGGAGGGAGGTGGGAAGTGGGGGCGGCGGCGCTGAGGGAGGCGGTGGCGCCGTACGAGGCGGCGGTGGAGGAATTGAAGAAGGAGGTGAAGGTGAGGCAGGCGGAGATTGAGAATCTGAGGGAGAAGCTCAAAATGGCGACGTCTGTCGACCGTGGCAAGTGGAAGGGAAAGTCTAAGAGGAGAGTCAGCTGCACCACTCAAG TGGGAGCTGCTCCAGCAGTGGAGCTATTTGAATCAACAATGGGTTTAGTAAAAGAAGCCTCCAAAGCCTTCACATCACTCCTCCTCTCCCTCATGCGCTCGGCACACTGGGACATCGCGGCGGCAGTCCGTTCCATCGAGGCGGCGTCTTCCACCAACGCCACCATGAACAACCCGACCATCACCACCACCTTCACCGACTCCATAGCCGGTGCCAGCCACGCCAAGTACGCCCTGGAGTCGTACGTGAACCGCAAGATCTTCCAAGGGTTCGACCACGAGACGTTCTACATGGACGGCAGCCTCTCCTCGTTGCTCCACCCGGACCAGCACCGCAGGGACTGCTTCACCCAGTACAGAGATATGAAGGCGATGGACCCGGTCGAGCTCCTCAGCATTTTGCCTGCTTGCAGCTTCGGCAACTTCTGCTTCAAGAAGTACCTCTCCATCGTGCACCCGAAGATGGAGGAGTCGTTGTTCGGGGATCTGGAGCAGCGGCAACAGGTGCTGGATGGACACCACCCGAGGAGCCAGTTCTACGGGGAGTTTCTCGGGCTGGCTAAGGGGGTCTGGTTGTTGCATCTGCTGGCATTCTCCCTCGACCCCCCTCCGAGCCATTTTGAGGCGAGCAGGGGAGCCGAGTTCCACTCGCAGTATATGGAGAGCGTGGTGAGGGTCTCCGGTAGCAACGGAGGATCCAAGGTGGGGATGGCCATGGCCGTGGGGTTCCCTGTAAGCCCCGGTTTCAAGGTCGGGAACGGCTCAATTATCAAGGCTAGGGTGTATCTGGTGCCTAAGATCTGA
- the LOC121748519 gene encoding dentin sialophosphoprotein-like isoform X1: MDINAHDAKLCMWKMMKKSTNTCFNVVKRHLYVTSCLFFLLLIYLCCPLFFRIVIYFLPAAVSMWVVLHIRDRRRCKEDREKEIEQKERESGVKMVKFVEEGKGEGNGKVRIKKAFSRVHSVRRRKAKEIEQGEDPYVPVKRNVGDVDAYEEYGDDEEYNLTDPNKDLVDKTALVEESPKEIHEVQVDFSPNILISNTIYHDPEVLRSLRLLKDEEDVREEAGKAMDMNIAEAKRLESLIARRRSKKVVSQRAKRSLMNNVATMGAQMPPIAIPKISSWGSPTRSIHPISPGPGSAPSMLGPTRNPFDLPYDPLEEKPNLTEDGFQQEFALGPNRDFMFCRHESFSLGTSLPMDFFEECDGASLIDDFGFKRRQSYVGYQCPRPETEDSDADLGTTTEAESGHESNSGPDSKSNLDILENDQIKEVIQVHENGSPEDCDDEPNTRSNALEELSLGEASTGSSNEDVTPVCRINREAILKSLSIRRNSVSVPNMENEHLQENNLSYANSALENASRLKQQYFADKLQRRHGMTFSIASDMQVEASELSSPPLTIGENTSYQEDNSSWDGMDSWAGSSRLSETEDNETRLPRANEAAPTRSKRADDEKAPGIPSSASASGLQATSLHSKTTAQTSSLESSSDENPSEEQSPAAAEDASVATTEMAASNEAGFETPAATGSNNHPTISPKSVLQPVPSAVSFEHEDHDEVQPSGTRPADHSSSNAPSDSWVQFTVGTSSNRGAESPQQNDHKLKQVVESGASDSEHAWLESDSSTSLSSEVESSDMDCMNVESKIQEILAFEAANSSNWANKGKMVIDESSHEQDDTSISSGDYDSELDERMYLPEGGGFK; encoded by the exons ATGGATATCAATGCACACGATGCTAAACTTTGCATGtggaaaatgatgaaaaaatcAACAAACACATGCTTTAATGTCGTCAAAAGACATCTATATGTTACATCATGTTTGTTTTTCTTGCTCCTCATTTACTTGtgttgccctctcttcttcagGATCGTGATCTACTTTCTCCCGGCCGCCGTCTCCATGTGGGTGGTTCTCCACATTCGGGACAGGCGGAGATGCAAGGAGGATAGAGAGAAAGAGATCGAGCAAAAGGAGAGAGAGAGCGGCGTGAAAATGGTCAAATTTGTAGAGGAGGGAAAGGGAGAGGGAAATGGGAAGGTGAGGATCAAGAAGGCCTTCTCGCGCGTGCACTCTGTGAGACGGAGAAAGGCCAAGGAGATCGAGCAAGGAGAGGACCCCTACGTTCCGGTCAAGAGGAATGTTGgcgatgtggatgcatacgagGAGTACGGGGACGATGAGGAATATAATCTAACGGATCCCAACAAGGATTTGGTGGATAAAACGGCTCTCGTAGAAGAGAGCCCCAAAGAGATACACGAAGTCCAAGTGGACTTCTCACCTAACATTTTGATAAGCAATACAATCTACCACGACCCCGAGGTCTTGAGGAGCCTGAGGCTCCTTAAAGACGAGGAGGATGTGCGAGAAGAGGCGGGTAAGGCCATGGACATGAACATAGCCGAGGCCAAGCGGCTCGAGAGCTTGATCGCGAGACGGCGGTCGAAGAAGGTGGTAAGCCAGCGTGCCAAGAGGTCCTTGATGAACAATGTTGCTACAATGGGGGCTCAGATGCCTCCCATTGCTATACCAAAAATTAGCTCATGGGGTAGCCCTACCCGATCCATCCACCCGATCTCGCCTGGCCCCGGCTCCGCCCCGTCAATGCTGGGACCGACGAGGAATCCGTTCGACCTCCCGTATGATCCACTCGAGGAGAAACCTAACCTAACAGAGGACGGTTTCCAACAAGAGTTTGCATTAGGACCCAACAGAGATTTTATGTTTTGTAGGCATGAGAGCTTCAGTTTAGGCACTTCTCTGCCCATGGATTTCTTTGAGGAATGCGATGGCGCGTCGTTGATTGATGATTTCGGGTTCAAACGACGACAATCGTATGTCGGATATCAATGCCCCAGGCCAGAAACTGAAGACTCAG ACGCGGATTTGGGTACTACAACTGAGGCAGAATCCGGACACGAGTCTAACTCGGGTCCGGATTCTAAGTCGAATCTGGATATCCTTGAGAATGATCAGATCAAGGAAGTCATCCAAGTGCACGAGAATGGTAGCCCAGAAGATTGTGATGACGAGCCAAACACGAGGTCTAATGCACTAGAAGAGCTAAGCTTGGGCGAGGCCTCGACCGGGTCGTCCAACGAAGATGTGACGCCTGTCTGCAGAATAAACCGAGAAGCAATACTGAAATCACTCTCGATACGAAGAAACTCTGTCTCGGTCCCAAATATGGAAAACGAGCATTTACAAGAAAACAATCTGAGCTACGCCAACTCTGCCCTAGAGAATGCAAGCAGATTGAAGCAGCAATATTTCGCCGATAAGCTGCAAAGGCGCCACGGCATGACCTTCTCGATCGCCTCCGACATGCAGGTCGAGGCCTCCGAGCTCAGCTCCCCTCCGCTCACAATAGGCGAGAACACGTCCTACCAAGAGGACAATTCCTCCTGGGACGGCATGGACTCGTGGGCCGGCTCGTCCCGTCTGTCCGAGACTGAGGACAATGAAACGAGGCTGCCCCGAGCAAATGAGGCGGCTCCAACCAGAAGCAAGAGAGCAGATGATGAGAAAGCACCTGGCATCCCATCATCTGCTTCTGCATCTGGGTTGCAGGCGACAAGTCTGCACAGTAAAACCACTGCGCAGACTTCCTCGCTAGAATCCAGTTCTGACGAAAATCCTAGCGAGGAGCAGTCGCCTGCTGCAGCAGAAGATGCTTCTGTTGCAACAACCGAAATGGCTGCGAGCAATGAAGCGGGTTTTGAGACCCCGGCCGCCACGGGCTCCAACAATCATCCGACCATATCACCGAAATCCGTGCTACAGCCAGTACCATCCGCAGTGAGTTTCGAACACGAGGATCATGATGAGGTCCAGCCGTCTGGAACTCGCCCGGCTGACCATTCGAGCTCAAACGCACCCTCAGACTCGTGGGTGCAGTTTACCGTTGGCACGAGCTCGAATCGAGGCGCTGAATCACCGCAG CAAAACGACCATAAACTAAAGCAAGTGGTCGAGAGCGGAGCCTCAGACAGTGAACACGCGTGGCTCGAAAGCGACTCATCGACTTCGCTATCATCCGAAGTAGAATCCAGCGACATGGATTGCATGAACGTGGAATCCAAGATTCAAGAAATCCTTGCGTTTGAGGCTGCAAATTCCAGCAATTGGGCAAACAAG GGGAAGATGGTTATTGACGAATCATCACATGAGCAAGACGACACCTCTATAAGCAGCGGGGACTATGATTCAGAACTCGACGAACGCATGTATTTGCCCGAAGGAGGTGGATTCaagtag
- the LOC121748520 gene encoding 50S ribosomal protein L4, chloroplastic-like gives MATASPSSISFFSSSIFLSTPSPSPKTIQFSHRRPPLTAAAKIRAELATVPILSFDGDQVGSATLNLKSAPPETARAVVHRGITTDLTNRRRGTASTLTRAEVRGGGAKPYPQKKTGRARRGSQRTPLRPGGGVIFGPKPKDWSIKINRKEKRLAISTAIASALGNAIVVEDFDEKFEKPKTKEFIALMKRLGLDPKRKSMFLMTEVSDNVRLSSRNLGTLKMLTPRTLNLFDILDAESLVLSKGAVDFLNERYGLDGDDEDEDEFEEGEEEDDAEQGAEAEVEEDTDSSE, from the exons ATGGCGACCGCATCTCCTTCATCAAtctccttcttctcctcctccattTTCCTCTCCACACCCTCCCCCTCCCCCAAAACCATCCAATTCTCCCACCGCCGCCCTCCCCTCACCGCCGCCGCAAAAATCCGCGCCGAGCTCGCCACAGTCCCCATCCTCTCCTTCGACGGCGACCAGGTCGGCTCCGCCACCCTCAACCTCAAATCCGCCCCTCCGGAGACCGCCCGCGCCGTCGTCCACCGCGGAATCACCACCGACCTCACCAATCGCCGCCGCGGCACGGCCTCAACCCTAACCCGCGCCGAGGTCCGCGGCGGCGGCGCCAAGCCCTACCCGCAGAAGAAGACCGGCCGCGCCAGGCGCGGCTCCCAGCGGACGCCGCTCCGGCCCGGCGGAGGCGTGATTTTCGGCCCGAAGCCCAAGGACTGGTCGATTAAGATCAATCGGAAGGAGAAGAGGCTGGCGATCTCGACCGCGATCGCGAGCGCGCTCGGGAACGCGATCGTCGTGGAGGATTTCGACGAGAAATTCGAGAAGCCGAAGACGAAGGAGTTCATCGCGCTGATGAAGAGGCTAGGGCTCGATCCGAAGAGGAAATCGATGTTTCTGATGACGGAGGTTTCGGATAATGTGAGGCTTTCGAGTAGGAATTTGGGGACGTTGAAGATGCTGACGCCGAGAACGCTGAATTTGTTCGATATTTTGGATGCGGAGAGCTTGGTTCTGAGCAAAGGAGCTGTGGATTTTTTGAATGAGAGGTATGGATTGgatggagatgatgaagatgaagatgagtttgaagaaggagaagaggaagATGATGCTGAGCAAG GAGCTGAGGCTGAGGTAGAAGAAGACACCGATTCATCGGAGTGA
- the LOC121746512 gene encoding transcription factor DIVARICATA-like: MRWDMEILSPSSYFSNSSWLLDESRSTRWTAAENKLFENALALLDENTPERWQKVAAMVPGKTVGDVIRQYKELEDDVSSIEAGLIPVPGYATSSPFTLEWGGAAHGYTFAGGRKAAPLGRPSEQERKKGVPWTEEEHKLFLMGLKKYGKGDWRNISRNFVISRTPTQVASHAQKYFIRQLSGGKDKRRASIHDITTVNLNDHQSPSPETKKQPSPEQPSILAPQSEKLPSYPWSQATNEAVVGFGSLCHANMFASPTYATGSFGHKMHGQHLQRDVFIGSQNAVFQMQPELHYPNA, translated from the exons ATGAGGTGGGACATGGAGATCTTATCACCAAGCTCCTACTTCTCCAATTCAAGCTGGCTCCTCGACGAGAGCAGGAGCACAAGGTGGACCGCCGCCGAGAACAAGCTCTTCGAGAACGCCCTCGCATTGTTGGACGAGAACACGCCGGAGAGGTGGCAGAAGGTGGCCGCGATGGTGCCCGGGAAAACCGTCGGCGACGTGATTAGGCAGTACAAGGAGTTGGAGGATGATGTGAGCAGTATTGAGGCGGGGCTTATCCCTGTCCCTGGCTACGCCACTTCTTCTCCCTTCACCCTCGAGTGGGGCGGCGCCGCCCATGGGTATACCTTCGCCGGAGGGAGGAAGGCGGCGCCGCTGGGAAGGCCGTCGGAGCAGGAGAGGAAGAAAGGGGTGCCTTGGACAGAGGAGGAGCATAA ATTGTTCTTGATGGGGCTGAAGAAGTATGGGAAAGGGGATTGGAGAAACATATCTAGGAATTTTGTGATCTCAAGAACTCCAACACAAGTAGCTAGCCACGCCCAAAAATACTTCATCCGGCAGCTCTCCGGAGGGAAGGACAAACGGCGGGCCAGCATTCACGACATCACCACCGTGAACCTCAACGACCACCAGTCGCCCTCGCCGGAGACAAAGAAGCAGCCCTCGCCAGAGCAGCCCTCGATCCTCGCCCCGCAGTCGGAGAAGCTCCCGAGCTACCCATGGAGCCAGGCTACCAACGAGGCCGTCGTGGGGTTTGGCTCACTTTGCCACGCGAACATGTTCGCCTCCCCTACCTACGCCACAGGCTCGTTCGGGCACAAGATGCACGGCCAGCACCTGCAACGGGACGTGTTTATCGGCTCCCAAAACGCGGTGTTTCAGATGCAGCCGGAGCTGCACTACCCCAACGCATAG
- the LOC121748519 gene encoding dentin sialophosphoprotein-like isoform X2, whose product MWVVLHIRDRRRCKEDREKEIEQKERESGVKMVKFVEEGKGEGNGKVRIKKAFSRVHSVRRRKAKEIEQGEDPYVPVKRNVGDVDAYEEYGDDEEYNLTDPNKDLVDKTALVEESPKEIHEVQVDFSPNILISNTIYHDPEVLRSLRLLKDEEDVREEAGKAMDMNIAEAKRLESLIARRRSKKVVSQRAKRSLMNNVATMGAQMPPIAIPKISSWGSPTRSIHPISPGPGSAPSMLGPTRNPFDLPYDPLEEKPNLTEDGFQQEFALGPNRDFMFCRHESFSLGTSLPMDFFEECDGASLIDDFGFKRRQSYVGYQCPRPETEDSDADLGTTTEAESGHESNSGPDSKSNLDILENDQIKEVIQVHENGSPEDCDDEPNTRSNALEELSLGEASTGSSNEDVTPVCRINREAILKSLSIRRNSVSVPNMENEHLQENNLSYANSALENASRLKQQYFADKLQRRHGMTFSIASDMQVEASELSSPPLTIGENTSYQEDNSSWDGMDSWAGSSRLSETEDNETRLPRANEAAPTRSKRADDEKAPGIPSSASASGLQATSLHSKTTAQTSSLESSSDENPSEEQSPAAAEDASVATTEMAASNEAGFETPAATGSNNHPTISPKSVLQPVPSAVSFEHEDHDEVQPSGTRPADHSSSNAPSDSWVQFTVGTSSNRGAESPQQNDHKLKQVVESGASDSEHAWLESDSSTSLSSEVESSDMDCMNVESKIQEILAFEAANSSNWANKGKMVIDESSHEQDDTSISSGDYDSELDERMYLPEGGGFK is encoded by the exons ATGTGGGTGGTTCTCCACATTCGGGACAGGCGGAGATGCAAGGAGGATAGAGAGAAAGAGATCGAGCAAAAGGAGAGAGAGAGCGGCGTGAAAATGGTCAAATTTGTAGAGGAGGGAAAGGGAGAGGGAAATGGGAAGGTGAGGATCAAGAAGGCCTTCTCGCGCGTGCACTCTGTGAGACGGAGAAAGGCCAAGGAGATCGAGCAAGGAGAGGACCCCTACGTTCCGGTCAAGAGGAATGTTGgcgatgtggatgcatacgagGAGTACGGGGACGATGAGGAATATAATCTAACGGATCCCAACAAGGATTTGGTGGATAAAACGGCTCTCGTAGAAGAGAGCCCCAAAGAGATACACGAAGTCCAAGTGGACTTCTCACCTAACATTTTGATAAGCAATACAATCTACCACGACCCCGAGGTCTTGAGGAGCCTGAGGCTCCTTAAAGACGAGGAGGATGTGCGAGAAGAGGCGGGTAAGGCCATGGACATGAACATAGCCGAGGCCAAGCGGCTCGAGAGCTTGATCGCGAGACGGCGGTCGAAGAAGGTGGTAAGCCAGCGTGCCAAGAGGTCCTTGATGAACAATGTTGCTACAATGGGGGCTCAGATGCCTCCCATTGCTATACCAAAAATTAGCTCATGGGGTAGCCCTACCCGATCCATCCACCCGATCTCGCCTGGCCCCGGCTCCGCCCCGTCAATGCTGGGACCGACGAGGAATCCGTTCGACCTCCCGTATGATCCACTCGAGGAGAAACCTAACCTAACAGAGGACGGTTTCCAACAAGAGTTTGCATTAGGACCCAACAGAGATTTTATGTTTTGTAGGCATGAGAGCTTCAGTTTAGGCACTTCTCTGCCCATGGATTTCTTTGAGGAATGCGATGGCGCGTCGTTGATTGATGATTTCGGGTTCAAACGACGACAATCGTATGTCGGATATCAATGCCCCAGGCCAGAAACTGAAGACTCAG ACGCGGATTTGGGTACTACAACTGAGGCAGAATCCGGACACGAGTCTAACTCGGGTCCGGATTCTAAGTCGAATCTGGATATCCTTGAGAATGATCAGATCAAGGAAGTCATCCAAGTGCACGAGAATGGTAGCCCAGAAGATTGTGATGACGAGCCAAACACGAGGTCTAATGCACTAGAAGAGCTAAGCTTGGGCGAGGCCTCGACCGGGTCGTCCAACGAAGATGTGACGCCTGTCTGCAGAATAAACCGAGAAGCAATACTGAAATCACTCTCGATACGAAGAAACTCTGTCTCGGTCCCAAATATGGAAAACGAGCATTTACAAGAAAACAATCTGAGCTACGCCAACTCTGCCCTAGAGAATGCAAGCAGATTGAAGCAGCAATATTTCGCCGATAAGCTGCAAAGGCGCCACGGCATGACCTTCTCGATCGCCTCCGACATGCAGGTCGAGGCCTCCGAGCTCAGCTCCCCTCCGCTCACAATAGGCGAGAACACGTCCTACCAAGAGGACAATTCCTCCTGGGACGGCATGGACTCGTGGGCCGGCTCGTCCCGTCTGTCCGAGACTGAGGACAATGAAACGAGGCTGCCCCGAGCAAATGAGGCGGCTCCAACCAGAAGCAAGAGAGCAGATGATGAGAAAGCACCTGGCATCCCATCATCTGCTTCTGCATCTGGGTTGCAGGCGACAAGTCTGCACAGTAAAACCACTGCGCAGACTTCCTCGCTAGAATCCAGTTCTGACGAAAATCCTAGCGAGGAGCAGTCGCCTGCTGCAGCAGAAGATGCTTCTGTTGCAACAACCGAAATGGCTGCGAGCAATGAAGCGGGTTTTGAGACCCCGGCCGCCACGGGCTCCAACAATCATCCGACCATATCACCGAAATCCGTGCTACAGCCAGTACCATCCGCAGTGAGTTTCGAACACGAGGATCATGATGAGGTCCAGCCGTCTGGAACTCGCCCGGCTGACCATTCGAGCTCAAACGCACCCTCAGACTCGTGGGTGCAGTTTACCGTTGGCACGAGCTCGAATCGAGGCGCTGAATCACCGCAG CAAAACGACCATAAACTAAAGCAAGTGGTCGAGAGCGGAGCCTCAGACAGTGAACACGCGTGGCTCGAAAGCGACTCATCGACTTCGCTATCATCCGAAGTAGAATCCAGCGACATGGATTGCATGAACGTGGAATCCAAGATTCAAGAAATCCTTGCGTTTGAGGCTGCAAATTCCAGCAATTGGGCAAACAAG GGGAAGATGGTTATTGACGAATCATCACATGAGCAAGACGACACCTCTATAAGCAGCGGGGACTATGATTCAGAACTCGACGAACGCATGTATTTGCCCGAAGGAGGTGGATTCaagtag